A window of Juglans regia cultivar Chandler chromosome 7, Walnut 2.0, whole genome shotgun sequence contains these coding sequences:
- the LOC118348880 gene encoding serine/threonine-protein phosphatase 6 regulatory ankyrin repeat subunit A-like, which translates to MMIVQHTEAIILMDPIIYKAAEQGNLRALEKKYDISHLLDEFLTVNKNTILHICISSILVKEKFPATGGTDLASAVKFVEDVLSKCPAFLLKANVEDDTPLHVAARSGHASIIKVLIDCKKSQHQDLENVVATKEMITREMIGMLNKKGDTTLHDAVRHNHIEVVKQLLREVDREFSFGANGAGETPLYLAVERHFPDLVSEILNTFQSPAYDGPLGRTALHAATFSNDAGMIENILERYGRDLCKQTDQKGWTPLHLAAYLGCVEPTKLLLQYGREVAYMKDAEGRTALHIAAHRNQEGVTKEIISMCPDCCEVVDNEGRNALHLAVHSRWPTAALIIQNNPSLRNLLNQADNDGNTPLHHYYNSVGYMKGVLNSPRVDEMVFNKKNQTAFQILRSKRFPTDGDEVT; encoded by the exons ATGATGATCGTGCAGCATACAGAGGCCATCATTTTAATGGATCCTATTATCTATAAAGCGGCAGAACAAGGCAACCTGAGGgccttagaaaaaaaatatgatatctcCCATCTACTTGATGAGTTTTTAACcgttaataaaaatacaatccTACATATTTGCATTTCAAGTATCCTGGTCAAAGAAAAGTTTCCCGCCACTGGAGGAACTGACCTTGCCTCAGCGGTAAAATTTGTGGAAGATGTACTGTCCAAGTGTCCAGCATTTTTATTGAAAGCCAATGTGGAAGACGATACTCCGTTACATGTTGCGGCAAGGTCTGGGCATGCTTCGATCATTAAAGTTCTGATTGATTGTAAAAAATCCCAACATCAAGATCTCGAAAATGTCGTTGCTACTAAGGAGATGATTACTAGGGAGATGATTGGAATGCTGAACAAAAAGGGAGACACGACCTTACATGATGCTGTACGTCACAATCACATTGAAGTGGTAAAACAGTTACTAAGGGAGGTAGATCGAGAATTTTCGTTTGGTGCTAATGGTGCTGGTGAGACCCCACTTTACTTGGCTGTCGAGAGACACTTTCCAGATTTGGTATCTGAAATTTTGAACACATTCCAATCACCAGCTTATGATGGCCCCTTGGGTAGAACGGCTTTGCATGCTGcaacattttcaaatgatgCAG GAATGATCGAAAACATTTTGGAAAGATATGGTCGCGATCTATGTAAACAAACAGACCAAAAAGGTTGGACTCCGCTTCACTTGGCTGCATACTTGGGTTGCGTTGAGCCAACAAAACTATTGCTGCAATATGGTAGAGAGGTGGCATATATGAAAGATGCAGAGGGTAGGACAGCTCTTCACATTGCAGCTCATCGCAACCAAGAAGGAGTTACAAAAGAGATTATATCAATGTGTCCTGATTGTTGCGAAGTGGTTGACAATGAAGGCCGCAATGCACTCCATCTCGCCGTGCACAGCCGCTGGCCAACTGCAGCGCTAATCATCCAAAATAATCCATCTTTACGGAATCTTTTGAATCAGGCGGACAATGACGGGAATACACCTCTCCATCACTATTACAATTCTGTTGGATACATGAAGGGTGTCTTGAATTCTCCAAGAGTTGACGAAATGGTCTTCAACAAAAAGAACCAGACTGCTTTTCAAATCTTAAGAAGTAAACGCTTTCCAACCGATGGTGATGAGGTAACATaa